A window of the Chitinispirillum alkaliphilum genome harbors these coding sequences:
- a CDS encoding Heat shock protein GrpE translates to MSSRKDNSAKKEDFSQEQDAEKLQNGSNDGDEKAQNHLREEDQAPAQEVQTEEVEDFKEKYETMNERHLRLMAEFDNFRKRASRDYEKLIDSANERLMSELIEVRENFDRALKTVEINSEECKKFAEGIELIYSRFCEILGKNGLQAFGETGEQFDPQIHDALMKTEHQTIPENHIAEVFEKGYKLKDKVIKHARVIVSSGAPQAQPEE, encoded by the coding sequence ATGAGTTCCAGAAAGGATAATTCGGCCAAAAAAGAGGACTTTTCTCAGGAGCAGGATGCTGAAAAGCTGCAAAATGGCTCAAATGATGGTGACGAAAAGGCACAAAACCATCTCCGGGAAGAAGACCAAGCGCCTGCTCAGGAAGTGCAAACTGAGGAAGTTGAAGATTTCAAAGAGAAATATGAGACCATGAATGAAAGGCATTTGCGGCTCATGGCTGAATTTGACAATTTCAGAAAAAGAGCCAGCCGGGATTATGAAAAACTTATTGATTCGGCAAATGAGCGCTTAATGTCAGAGCTTATCGAAGTGAGGGAGAATTTCGACAGGGCTCTGAAAACGGTTGAGATCAATAGTGAAGAGTGTAAAAAGTTCGCCGAGGGGATAGAGCTTATATACTCAAGATTCTGCGAAATTTTGGGCAAAAATGGACTCCAGGCGTTTGGGGAAACTGGTGAGCAGTTCGATCCTCAGATCCATGATGCACTGATGAAAACAGAGCATCAGACCATACCCGAAAATCATATTGCTGAAGTGTTTGAGAAGGGGTACAAACTAAAGGATAAAGTGATTAAACACGCCAGAGTTATCGTTTCAAGTGGTGCGCCCCAAGCTCAACCGGAAGAATAA
- a CDS encoding Heat-inducible transcription repressor HrcA → MEVEKLSDREQKVLEAVVRNFILRAAPTSSRFLSKQSEFDLSAASLRNIMGDLEERGLVAQPHTSAGRIPTDKGYRYYVDKMMGEIDLPEKVKDHIRSSIIAIDPSDLHLLMEAASRALSRATNQLGIILAPKLSNGIFRSIHVFDVGNDRYLMNVAIDSGFVKTMVVEMQTELPHERLESACRILNAKFTGKTLKEMVESELCSFPDITDLELGVIKLLVPSLKKIIQENIDEEVYADGQTNVILQPEFFTREGVGAVIEILEEKRLLMHLFESLQQSSPSGVVISIGGENRQNQLQSFSIIKTSYQVGSMSGSLGVIGPKRMPYPQMVSAVTYTAKLLGELYT, encoded by the coding sequence GTGGTGAGGAATTTTATCCTCCGGGCGGCACCTACAAGCTCAAGGTTTCTCTCCAAGCAGAGTGAATTTGATCTCAGTGCAGCCTCACTGCGTAACATTATGGGAGACCTTGAAGAGAGGGGACTTGTTGCACAACCCCACACATCTGCAGGAAGAATACCCACTGATAAGGGGTATCGCTATTATGTAGATAAAATGATGGGTGAAATAGATTTGCCCGAAAAAGTGAAGGATCACATAAGGAGTTCAATTATTGCAATTGATCCGTCCGATCTTCATCTGCTTATGGAGGCGGCATCCAGAGCATTGAGTCGGGCTACTAATCAGCTTGGGATTATTCTGGCACCTAAGCTGAGCAACGGAATTTTCCGCTCCATTCATGTGTTTGATGTTGGAAACGACCGGTACCTGATGAATGTGGCTATTGATTCGGGGTTTGTAAAGACCATGGTTGTGGAGATGCAGACTGAGTTGCCTCATGAGAGACTCGAGAGTGCCTGCCGTATTCTGAATGCAAAATTCACTGGTAAAACACTGAAAGAAATGGTCGAAAGTGAACTTTGCTCTTTTCCGGACATAACAGATCTGGAGCTTGGGGTGATAAAATTGCTTGTACCCTCGCTTAAAAAAATAATTCAGGAAAATATCGATGAAGAGGTATATGCTGACGGGCAGACAAATGTAATTCTTCAACCGGAATTTTTCACCAGAGAGGGAGTCGGTGCGGTAATTGAAATTCTGGAAGAAAAACGGTTGCTGATGCATCTCTTTGAGTCACTTCAGCAGAGCAGTCCTTCCGGGGTGGTGATATCAATCGGTGGAGAAAACAGACAAAATCAGCTCCAGTCCTTCAGTATCATTAAAACTTCATATCAGGTCGGGAGTATGAGCGGAAGTCTTGGGGTTATAGGGCCAAAACGAATGCCTTATCCTCAGATGGTTTCAGCTGTCACTTACACTGCAAAGCTTCTTGGGGAATTGTATACCTGA